In one Mus pahari chromosome 21, PAHARI_EIJ_v1.1, whole genome shotgun sequence genomic region, the following are encoded:
- the Myct1 gene encoding myc target protein 1: MANNTTSLGSPWPENFWEDLIMSFTVSVAIGLAIGGFLWALFVFLSRRRRASAPISQWSPARRPRSSYNHGLSRTGFYRHSGYERRSNLSLASLTFQRQASMELANSFPRKSSFRASTFHPFLQCPPLPVETESQLMTLSASTTPSTLSTVHSPSRPDFRWSSNSLRMGLSTPPPPAYESIIKAFPDS, from the coding sequence AGGACCTTATAATGTCCTTCACTGTATCCGTGGCGATTGGGCTCGCAATCGGAGGATTTCTCTGGGCGCTGTTCGTTTTTCTGTCTCGAAGAAGAAGAGCCAGTGCGCCCATCTCACAGTGGAGTCCCGCCAGGAGACCCAGGTCTTCCTACAACCACGGCCTCAGCAGGACTGGGTTCTACCGCCACAGTGGCTATGAACGGCGAAGCAACCTCAGCCTGGCCAGCCTCACTTTCCAGAGACAAGCTTCCATGGAACTGGCCAACTCCTTCCCCAGGAAATCAAGCTTCAGGGCTTCCACTTTCCATCCCTTCCTGCAATGCCCACCGCTGCCGGTGGAAACGGAGAGTCAGCTGATGACCCTGTCTGCCTCcaccaccccatccaccctcagCACCGTACACAGCCCGAGCCGGCCAGACTTCCGCTGGTCCAGCAACAGCTTGCGGATGGGCCTTTCCACACCGCCCCCACCTGCCTATGAATCCATCATAAAGGCATTTCCCGATTCCTGA